The following are encoded together in the Myxococcus virescens genome:
- a CDS encoding alpha/beta fold hydrolase — protein sequence MRTNLVGAALLLWAGCDSAPLAPGPDDTPSLHQVTRVEAARGVELEVLDYGGKGPALMFLAGMGSTAHIFDELALEFRDTHHVYALTRRGYGASDWPDTGYDTATLATDVLGALDTLGLSKASFAGHSLAGDELTWLALHHPERVEALVYLDATDSRGEIAAFLEGEPLPPLPFSVLDGLPSRQAVAERLARDLGGGLPAHEVEQAYVFDAATGAYLRERRHPGATEQSVRGAAIMDLGRVQGPVLSLSDGQGFAGWVEALVAAESLPLEFREKARDFLPDIQQHETDLEDALRRHPGWRHLQLEGAGHYIWLTNRAEVVTRMRDFFAATAAP from the coding sequence CGATGACACGCCCTCCCTGCACCAGGTGACGCGTGTGGAGGCCGCCCGGGGCGTCGAGCTGGAGGTGCTCGACTATGGCGGCAAGGGCCCGGCGCTCATGTTCCTCGCGGGCATGGGCAGCACGGCCCACATCTTCGACGAACTGGCGCTCGAGTTCCGGGACACGCACCACGTCTACGCGCTCACCCGCCGTGGCTACGGCGCCTCGGATTGGCCCGACACCGGCTATGACACCGCCACGCTGGCCACGGACGTCCTGGGGGCGCTGGACACGCTGGGGCTGTCGAAGGCGTCGTTCGCGGGCCACTCCCTGGCGGGGGACGAGCTGACGTGGCTGGCGCTCCACCACCCCGAGCGCGTGGAGGCACTCGTCTACCTGGACGCCACCGACAGCCGGGGCGAGATTGCCGCGTTCCTGGAGGGCGAGCCGTTGCCGCCGCTGCCGTTCTCCGTGCTCGACGGCCTTCCTTCGCGGCAGGCGGTAGCGGAGCGGCTGGCGCGAGATTTGGGCGGAGGGCTTCCCGCGCACGAAGTCGAACAGGCGTATGTGTTTGACGCCGCGACAGGGGCCTACCTGCGCGAGCGCCGCCATCCTGGTGCCACGGAGCAGTCCGTCCGGGGCGCGGCCATCATGGACCTCGGGCGCGTGCAGGGGCCCGTGTTGTCCCTGTCGGATGGGCAGGGTTTCGCGGGTTGGGTAGAGGCCCTGGTGGCGGCCGAGTCGCTGCCGCTGGAGTTCCGGGAGAAAGCCCGCGACTTCCTGCCCGACATCCAGCAGCACGAGACGGACCTGGAGGACGCGCTGCGGCGTCATCCCGGCTGGAGGCACCTGCAACTGGAAGGCGCGGGGCACTACATCTGGCTGACGAACCGGGCGGAGGTGGTGACGCGGATGCGCGACTTCTTCGCCGCCACCGCCGCGCCGTAG
- the rpsD gene encoding 30S ribosomal protein S4 — protein sequence MARDLGPRGKMCRRLGIPLSRITAKDPDKDPVLRRPYPPGQHGATARTSVSDFARRLREKQKLKLYYGLMEKQCRAAFQEASRAPGNTGTVLLQLLESRLDSLVLRAGLATSIRQARQFVRHGYLHVDGKRADIPSFRVKPGSEVRFHTAQLKLAVVQESFSRMKSRSVPAYVQVLGEGEGLRYVRLPEREEIPVDVNEPFIVEYYAQRS from the coding sequence GTGGCACGCGACTTGGGACCGCGGGGGAAGATGTGTCGTCGGCTGGGGATTCCGCTTTCGCGCATCACCGCGAAGGACCCGGACAAGGACCCGGTGCTGCGCCGGCCCTATCCCCCTGGCCAGCACGGTGCCACCGCGCGCACCAGCGTGAGCGACTTCGCGCGCCGCCTGCGAGAGAAGCAGAAGCTGAAGCTGTACTACGGCCTGATGGAGAAGCAGTGCCGCGCGGCCTTCCAGGAAGCGAGCCGGGCGCCGGGCAACACCGGCACGGTGCTGCTGCAACTCCTGGAGAGCCGGTTGGACTCGCTGGTGCTTCGCGCCGGTCTGGCGACCAGCATCCGCCAGGCCCGGCAGTTCGTGCGCCACGGCTACCTTCATGTGGACGGCAAGCGGGCGGACATCCCGAGCTTCCGCGTCAAGCCTGGCAGCGAAGTCCGCTTCCACACGGCGCAACTGAAGCTCGCCGTGGTGCAGGAGTCCTTCAGCCGGATGAAGTCGCGGTCCGTGCCCGCCTACGTCCAGGTACTGGGTGAGGGGGAAGGGCTGCGCTACGTGCGCCTGCCGGAGCGGGAGGAAATCCCCGTGGACGTGAACGAGCCCTTCATCGTGGAGTACTACGCGCAGCGGAGCTGA